In Falco naumanni isolate bFalNau1 chromosome 5, bFalNau1.pat, whole genome shotgun sequence, the following are encoded in one genomic region:
- the RAB19 gene encoding ras-related protein Rab-19: MPFPSSGADDAFDYLFKIILIGDSNVGKTCVVHRFKTGQYNEKQQNTIGVDFTVRSMDIDGKKVKIQVWDTAGQERFRTITQSYYRSAHGAILAYDLTRRSTFESIPHWIHEIEKYGAANLVMMLIGNKSDSLDQRQVLFEDACTLAEKHGLLAVLETSAKEAQNIEEVFTLMAKELMARNTLQLHGENPPNSIYLDSRPVIASPNVEKNQCLC, translated from the exons ATGCCTTTCCCCAGCTCCGGCGCGGACGACGCCTTCGACTACCTCTTCAAGATCATTCTGATCGGGGACTCCAACGTGGGGAAGACCTGCGTGGTGCACCGCTTCAAGACGGGGCAGTACAACGAGAAGCAGCAGAACACCATCGGCGTCGACTTCACCGTGCGCTCCATGGACATCGACGGCAAGAAAGTGAAG ATCCAAGTGTGGGACACAGCTGGTCAAGAACGCTTCCGGACAATAACCCAGTCTTATTACAGGAGTGCCCACGGGGCCATCCTTGCCTATGACCTTACTAGGAGGTCCACGTTTGAATCCATTCCTCACTGGATTCACGAAATTGAAAAGTATGGTGCTGCAAACTTGGTCATGATGTTAATTG GGAACAAATCTGATTCACTGGATCAGCGCCAAGTCCTGTTTGAAGATGCCTGCACACTGGCAGAGAAGCACGGGCTCTTAGCTGTACTGGAGACATCAGCAAAAGAAGCTCAAAACATAGAGGAGGTGTTCACATTAATGGCTAAGGAGCTAATGGCCCGAAATACCTTACAGCTTCATGGAGAGAACCCTCCAAACAGCATCTATCTCGATTCCAGGCCAGTGATTGCCAGTCCAAATGTAGAGAAGAACCAGTGCCTCTGTTAA